Proteins encoded within one genomic window of Betaproteobacteria bacterium:
- the infA gene encoding translation initiation factor IF-1, with product MAKEETIQMQGEILETLPNATFRVKLENGHVVLGHISGKMRMHYIRILPGDKVTVDLTPYDLTRARIVFRAK from the coding sequence ATGGCCAAGGAAGAAACCATCCAGATGCAGGGAGAAATCCTGGAAACCCTGCCGAACGCGACGTTTCGCGTGAAGCTGGAAAACGGCCATGTGGTGCTGGGACATATTTCCGGAAAGATGCGGATGCACTACATCCGGATTCTGCCGGGCGACAAGGTGACGGTGGATTTGACGCCTTACGATTTGACGCGAGCGCGCATCGTATTCCGCGCCAAGTAA
- the rplR gene encoding 50S ribosomal protein L18, which yields MDKKQSRIRRARQTRAKIAELKAVRLAVYRSNDHIYAQVIDPTSRVLASASTLEPDVRKEVGNGSNVKAAAVVGKRIAEKAKAQGVEQVAFDRAGFKYHGRVKALAEAAREAGLKF from the coding sequence ATTGACAAGAAACAATCGCGCATACGCCGTGCCCGCCAGACCCGTGCCAAAATCGCGGAATTGAAGGCGGTGAGGCTTGCGGTGTATCGCTCCAATGACCATATATATGCACAGGTGATCGATCCAACTTCGAGGGTGCTCGCGTCGGCTTCTACACTCGAACCCGATGTACGCAAAGAGGTCGGCAACGGCAGCAACGTCAAGGCGGCGGCCGTGGTTGGCAAGCGTATTGCGGAGAAGGCCAAGGCGCAGGGTGTGGAGCAAGTCGCGTTCGATCGTGCAGGATTCAAGTACCACGGCCGTGTGAAGGCGCTTGCGGAAGCAGCGCGCGAAGCCGGACTCAAGTTCTGA
- the secY gene encoding preprotein translocase subunit SecY: MAQNSLIGGKFGDLKRRLLFLLGALIVYRIGAHVPVPGIDPVQLAELFKSQKGGILDMFNMFSGGALSRFTIFALGIMPYISASIIMQLMTVVSPTLEQLKKEGEAGRRKITQYTRYGTLFLATFQGLGIAIALESQRGLVIEPGLAFRFTTVVTLVTGTMFLMWLGEQITERGIGNGISLIIFAGIAAGFPRAIGGTLELARTGAFSIPLVLLLLVGAILVTGFVVFVERGQRKILVNYAKRQVGRKVYGGQSSHLPLKLNMSGVIPPIFASSIILFPATLAGWFGSNESMTWLRDISGTLHPGQPIYVLLYASAIIFFCFFYTALVFNPKETAENLKKGGAFVPGIRPGEQTAKYIEKITMRLTLAGAIYVTLVCLLPEFLIVKWNVPFYFGGTSLLIIVVVTMDFMAQVQAYVMSHQYESLLKKANFKGGMFPTR, from the coding sequence TTGGCGCAGAACTCTTTGATCGGGGGCAAGTTCGGCGATCTGAAGCGCCGATTGTTGTTCCTGCTGGGCGCTCTGATCGTATATCGCATCGGTGCGCACGTTCCGGTGCCAGGTATCGACCCAGTGCAGCTCGCGGAGCTGTTCAAGTCGCAGAAGGGCGGCATTCTGGACATGTTCAACATGTTCTCGGGCGGCGCGTTGTCGCGATTTACCATCTTCGCGCTGGGCATCATGCCGTACATCTCGGCTTCTATCATCATGCAGTTGATGACCGTCGTATCGCCGACACTCGAGCAACTGAAGAAGGAAGGTGAGGCCGGCCGCCGGAAGATTACGCAGTACACACGCTACGGCACCTTGTTTCTGGCGACTTTCCAGGGCCTGGGAATCGCAATCGCGCTGGAATCGCAGCGCGGGCTGGTGATCGAACCGGGACTCGCGTTCCGCTTCACCACCGTGGTCACGCTGGTGACCGGAACAATGTTCCTGATGTGGCTCGGCGAACAGATCACGGAGCGAGGTATCGGCAATGGCATTTCGCTGATCATTTTCGCGGGCATTGCCGCGGGGTTTCCGAGGGCGATCGGCGGTACGCTGGAACTGGCGCGTACGGGTGCATTCTCGATCCCGTTGGTGCTGTTGCTGCTGGTGGGCGCAATCCTGGTGACCGGGTTCGTGGTCTTTGTGGAACGCGGCCAGCGCAAGATACTGGTGAATTACGCGAAGCGACAGGTTGGCCGCAAAGTTTATGGCGGGCAGAGCTCGCATCTGCCATTGAAGCTGAACATGTCGGGCGTGATTCCGCCGATATTCGCCTCGAGCATCATTTTGTTTCCGGCCACGCTGGCCGGCTGGTTTGGCAGCAACGAAAGTATGACCTGGCTGCGCGATATCAGCGGCACCCTGCATCCCGGGCAGCCGATTTACGTATTGTTGTATGCGTCTGCGATTATTTTCTTCTGCTTCTTTTACACGGCCCTGGTGTTCAACCCCAAGGAAACCGCGGAGAATCTGAAGAAGGGCGGTGCGTTCGTGCCGGGGATCCGGCCTGGCGAACAGACGGCAAAGTACATCGAGAAGATCACCATGCGGCTGACCCTGGCGGGCGCGATCTATGTGACGCTGGTGTGCCTGTTGCCGGAGTTTCTGATCGTGAAATGGAACGTGCCGTTCTATTTCGGCGGCACCAGCCTGCTGATCATCGTGGTGGTGACCATGGATTTCATGGCCCAGGTGCAGGCGTATGTCATGTCGCACCAGTATGAGAGCCTGCTCAAGAAGGCGAACTTCAAGGGCGGGATGTTCCCGACCCGCTAG
- the rpmJ gene encoding 50S ribosomal protein L36 yields the protein MRVQASVKKMCRNCKIVRRNRVVRVICTDPRHKQRQG from the coding sequence ATGAGAGTACAAGCATCGGTCAAGAAAATGTGCCGGAACTGCAAGATAGTCCGTCGCAACCGCGTTGTGCGCGTAATTTGCACTGATCCGCGCCACAAGCAGCGCCAGGGTTAA
- the rpmD gene encoding 50S ribosomal protein L30 — MAKKKEAAKKSGKTVKVTLVRGVVGTRESHRATVRGLGLRHINHTVELEDTPAVRGMINKVNYLVKCEA, encoded by the coding sequence ATGGCCAAGAAAAAAGAAGCAGCAAAGAAATCGGGAAAGACGGTCAAGGTCACGCTGGTGCGTGGCGTGGTCGGCACCCGTGAAAGCCATCGCGCAACGGTGCGTGGCCTCGGCCTGCGGCACATCAACCATACAGTTGAACTGGAAGATACGCCAGCGGTGCGTGGCATGATCAACAAGGTGAACTACCTGGTGAAGTGCGAGGCATAA
- the rpsH gene encoding 30S ribosomal protein S8, protein MSMSDPIADMLTRIRNAQTAEKTSVVVPTSKLKVSIAKVLKDEGYIEDFAVRDDSGKQFLEIGLKYYAGRPVIERIERVSRPGLRIYKPASDIPEVMNGLGVAIVSTSRGVMTDRKARQSGVGGEVLCIVA, encoded by the coding sequence ATGAGCATGAGCGACCCCATTGCCGATATGCTGACGCGCATCCGCAACGCGCAAACTGCGGAGAAGACGTCGGTTGTCGTGCCCACGAGCAAACTCAAGGTATCGATCGCCAAGGTCCTCAAGGACGAGGGCTACATCGAGGACTTTGCGGTTCGCGACGACAGCGGCAAGCAATTTCTCGAGATCGGATTGAAATACTACGCCGGTCGCCCCGTGATCGAGCGCATCGAGCGGGTGAGCCGCCCGGGCCTGCGTATCTACAAGCCGGCGAGCGATATTCCGGAAGTCATGAACGGCCTCGGAGTGGCGATCGTGTCCACTTCCAGGGGGGTCATGACCGATCGCAAGGCCCGCCAGTCCGGCGTCGGCGGCGAAGTGTTGTGCATCGTTGCGTAA
- the rpsE gene encoding 30S ribosomal protein S5 → MARMQQHNEERSDGMREKMVSVNRVTKVVKGGRILGFAALTVVGDGDGGIGMGKGKAREVPVAVQKAMDEARRKMVKISLKNGTLQHAVVGEHGSAKVFMQPASEGTGIIAGGPMRAIFEVMGVTNVLAKCLGSTNPYNVVRATINGLQGMSTPAEIAAKRGKTVEEILG, encoded by the coding sequence ATGGCCAGAATGCAACAGCACAACGAAGAGCGTAGCGACGGCATGCGCGAGAAGATGGTGTCTGTCAACCGCGTCACCAAGGTGGTGAAAGGCGGCCGTATCCTCGGCTTCGCGGCGCTGACAGTGGTCGGCGATGGCGACGGCGGAATCGGCATGGGCAAAGGCAAGGCCAGGGAAGTGCCGGTGGCCGTGCAGAAAGCAATGGACGAGGCACGCCGCAAGATGGTGAAGATCAGTCTCAAGAACGGGACTCTCCAGCACGCGGTGGTGGGCGAGCACGGTTCGGCGAAGGTATTCATGCAACCGGCATCGGAAGGTACCGGGATCATTGCCGGCGGACCCATGCGTGCGATTTTCGAAGTCATGGGCGTAACCAACGTGTTGGCAAAGTGTCTTGGCTCGACCAACCCGTACAACGTTGTGCGTGCCACGATCAACGGCCTGCAGGGAATGAGCACCCCTGCTGAGATTGCGGCAAAGCGCGGCAAGACCGTGGAAGAGATCCTGGGCTGA
- the rplO gene encoding 50S ribosomal protein L15 has product MRLNQIKPAAGSKHAKKRVGRGIGSGLGKTAGRGHKGQKARSGGFHKVGFEGGQMPLHRRLPKRGFVSLTRGDTVEVRLSSLDKLTVDDIDILVLKQAGVVPNAALAAKVILNGEIKRKVIVRGLLVTKGARAAIEKAGGSVEG; this is encoded by the coding sequence ATGCGTTTGAACCAGATCAAACCGGCAGCCGGCTCCAAGCACGCAAAAAAGCGTGTCGGTCGTGGCATTGGCAGCGGATTGGGCAAGACCGCGGGTCGCGGCCACAAAGGTCAGAAGGCGCGTTCGGGCGGCTTCCACAAAGTGGGCTTCGAAGGCGGCCAGATGCCTTTGCACCGGCGCCTGCCGAAGCGCGGTTTCGTATCGCTTACTAGAGGGGATACGGTCGAGGTGAGATTGTCTTCGCTCGACAAACTGACGGTGGACGACATCGATATTCTGGTGCTGAAGCAGGCGGGCGTGGTGCCGAACGCGGCCCTTGCGGCCAAAGTGATACTGAATGGGGAAATCAAGCGCAAGGTGATTGTGCGCGGATTGCTGGTAACGAAGGGCGCGCGCGCAGCCATTGAAAAGGCCGGCGGCAGCGTCGAAGGCTGA
- the rplF gene encoding 50S ribosomal protein L6, whose product MSRIGNLPVNVPKGVDVTVASGQISIKGPLGTLSQRLSTTVEVTRDGDHIVFKALDESIQTNAMSGTLRSLVANMVQGVTKGFERKLQLFGVGYRAQAQGDKLNLTLGFSHPVVHQMPKGIKVETPVQTEILIKGIDKQVVGQVAAEVRGYRPPEPYKGKGVRYSDERVVLKETKKK is encoded by the coding sequence ATGTCTCGCATTGGCAATCTTCCGGTCAACGTTCCGAAGGGCGTGGACGTGACGGTAGCGTCGGGTCAGATCTCGATCAAGGGGCCGCTGGGCACGCTGTCGCAACGCTTGTCCACGACTGTGGAAGTTACGCGGGATGGAGACCATATCGTGTTCAAGGCGCTGGACGAGTCGATTCAGACGAACGCGATGTCCGGCACGCTGAGATCATTGGTTGCGAACATGGTGCAAGGCGTGACCAAAGGATTCGAGAGAAAGCTGCAGCTGTTTGGCGTTGGCTATCGAGCTCAAGCGCAGGGCGATAAGCTCAACCTGACGCTGGGCTTTTCGCATCCGGTAGTGCATCAGATGCCCAAGGGTATCAAGGTGGAGACGCCGGTACAGACTGAAATTCTGATTAAGGGCATCGACAAGCAGGTCGTCGGTCAGGTCGCAGCGGAAGTACGCGGCTATCGCCCGCCGGAGCCCTACAAAGGCAAAGGCGTGCGCTATTCCGACGAGCGTGTAGTGCTGAAGGAAACCAAGAAGAAGTAA